GATACATACAGTAGATAGAGAAATCTATTCGTACCTATGTTAATTAAATATTCACTCTCACTGCTCAAATATATGTCCTAGGGATAATATTATTTAACTTTAAGGTTGCATTAGGGCAACCAGTTATTTGAATTTGGGGAGTGAAATGTATTATGATGTTAACGGCAGGGTATAAGCTCTGCGACTATGAGCGTGTGAAAATCCTCCGTAAGATGCACAAAGTTTCAAAAAATAATTTTGTACTCATTATTACTCCTCTAGATAGATGATATTTTATATCATATGACATTGGAATTCACGTTTTTCCGAAAATCTCAGCTAAATTAATAATCTTGTATGAAAAAACGTTAAAATGGCGCAGGTTTTGATGCTTATATAAACGCGCTACATTTATGAACCGTGATAAACAACTTCCTTGGCAGCAAGAGACGGTCATTCGTCACAGTCAACGCCTGATCCAAAGTTTTCACAATTGGACAGGACGTTGTTTGTTAGATGCTAGCGGCTCACCAGAGGAAATAGCCAAGGGACTGTTTGAAGCACCGTTTGTTTTAGTCTCTCACGGTGTCCAATCAGATCCAATCTTTAACTATGGTAATCGTAAGGCATTACAATTATGGGAACTTTCTTGGGAAGAGT
This portion of the Brasilonema sennae CENA114 genome encodes:
- a CDS encoding MEKHLA domain-containing protein, producing the protein MNRDKQLPWQQETVIRHSQRLIQSFHNWTGRCLLDASGSPEEIAKGLFEAPFVLVSHGVQSDPIFNYGNRKALQLWELSWEEFMQTPSRKAVQEVLQEERNKLLAETLSKGFSSYSGVRISSTGKRFFLENGIVWNVLDKQQQYYGQAATFSSARLIS